CTGAACCAGGCCGGCCAGCAACTGGCGGGCTCGGGCAATCCACTGGGCACCACGCTTGGGCAGGCAGTCGCCAATACCGGCACCACCGTGAGCACCGCCAGCGGGCTGGCGCCGGTCACCGGCGGCGCGCGCACCGGGCTGCTGGAAACCGCTGGTGGGGTGGTGGCAGGTGCCGGTAGTGGCTTGGCCGCGAGCATTGGCAGCCCGACGGTTGGCGGTATCGGCGGCAGCGTGGTGCAGGCGGGCAACAGCGTTGCCAGCCTGGGTCCGGTGCTCGGCGGCAACGGCGTGACCAACACGGCGGCAGGTGCTCCTGCCGCGGCACTCACCCAGCAGGTGGGCAGCGGACTCAGTCCGGTGGTCGCCGGTGTGTCCAGCGTGACCCAGCAGATCGGTGCCAGCACGGGCGCGGGAGCGCCGGTGGCCGGGTTGCTGAACCAGGTGGGTGGCGCGGTGGGTACCGTCGGCACGCAATTGACCGGCGCCACGGCCAACCCGACGGTCAGCCAGCTGGGCGCAACGGTGACGGCGGTGGGCGCAACGGTCGGCCAGGCCGGCACCCTGGTCAACGCCAATGGCGCACAGGGCAGCGGTCTCGGCGGCGCCCTGGGTGGCTTGACCGGCGCCCTGGCAGGCGGGCAGCGCTGACGCGACGGGCTACGCTAAAGGTGAGTGAGGCCGACCGGTGCGCCGTGCGCCGGTCGGTCACCCTGTCACCCTTGGATCATGGAGTGTCCGAATGCGCCGATTGCTGGTGACGATGCTGGCGCTGTCCGTGGCCAGCCTGGCCCGGGCCGAACCCCTGCCGAGTTTTCTCAACAGCAATGAGACCGAGCGCCGCCTGCCCACGCCGAACCTGCCGGTGGATGCCTATCGCCCCGGCCCCGCCGGCCTGCACGTGCCCACCGTGGACAGCGCGCGCCAATCCCCGCTGTTGATGAGCACGCAGGTGGCGGTGCGCAAGGTGCGCTTCGAAGGCGGCACCGTCTATCCATTGAGCGACCTGCGTGAGCATTTCCAGCCGTTGATTGGCCGTGAGGTGACACTCGCCGAGCTGATCGAGGTCACCCGTCGCCTGACCCAACGCTACCAGCAAGACGGGTACTTGCTTTCGTACGCCTACCTGCCGCCCCAGGACTTCGCCGATGGTCGGGTGCGGGTGGTTTTGGTGGAAGGCTACATCCACGACTATCAGGTACAGGGCGATATCGGCGCGGCGCGCGCCTACCTGGACCAGTTGATGGACCGCCTCAAGGCCGAGCGTCCGCTGACCCGTGAGAGCTTCGAGCGCTACACCAGCCTGGCCGGGCGCATCCCCGGGGTAACCTTCCAGGCCCAGGTGCCGCCCCCGGCCACCACCGATGGCGCGACCCGGCTCCTGGCCCAGGTCTCGCGCAAACCGATCACGACCACCCTGAGCCTCAACGACGGCAGCCGCGACGACCTGCAGGCGTTGATCGGCGCCAGCAGCAACGCGCAAACGCGTTTTGCCGAGCAACTGAGCGCCAGCGTGCTGGTGCCGCCCGGCGAAGACAAGGAGCATTACTACCGCCTCGACTACAGCCAGTTCCTCGATGCCGAGGGCTCGAAGCTGCTGCTGTCGGCCTCGCGCTACCGCAGCGATCCCAAGGCGCGCATCCGCCTGGACAACGGCATCGACCTGACCCAGCACCGCGAGAACGATCGCTACTCGATGGGCATCAGCCAGACATTGATCGCCTCGCCCAGCGAATGGTTGGAGGTGGTCGGGCGCTTCTACGTGGTCAACGACCGCATCGACTACCAGGTGGTGGGCTTTCCGTTGCGCCTGGACAGCCAGACCGATATTCGTGCGCTGTCCTTCGAAGGGGACTGGCGCAAGGCCGAGGCACGGCGCCTGCGCATCCTCAGTGCCGGTGTCTACCAGGGCCTTGACCGCCTGGGGGCCAGCACCAATGCCGACTACGACCTGGACTTCCTGCGCCTGCGGGTATCGGGGGTGCAGAGCGACAACTTCACCGACAACTGGCAGGGTGTGGCCTCGGCGGCAGCCTACTGGAGCAACGACAGCCTGCCCGACAGCGAACGGGCGGTGTTCGGCGGGCAGAACTTCGGGCGGGGTTACCCCAGCGACCAGGGCTCGGGCGACAAGGGCTGGGGGTTGGCCTACGAGCTCAACTACAGCTTCCGGCGTGACGGCGCCTGGCTCAAGGTCGTGCAGCCGTACGTGGCACTCGACACGGCGCGGGCCTGGTTCAACGCGCTGGACGTGGAGGACACGAAGATGTCATCGGCGGCGCTGGGGCTGCGGTTCGGCGATATGCGCTACTACAACATCGCGGTCGAGGTGGCCAAGCCGATGTCGGACATCGCCCTGGACAGCTTCAACCGGCGGCCACGGCTGAACCTCAGTTTCAGTTATCAGCTGTAGGAGCGCGCAAGCTATTTGACGGCCTGCATCAATGGCTTGGGAAACAGGTTCTCCAGCGTCTCGAGTAGCCGTGCGTGGTAGATCGGCTTGCGGAACAGGTCGAGCACCTGCAGCCGCAGCAGGTCGCTGACATCGTCCATGTCGGCATGCCCGGACATCACGATCACCGGCAGGTGCTGGCGCGCGGTGTGCTCACGCAGGCGCTGCACCAGGCCCAGGCCGCTTTCCTCGGGCATGCGCAGGTCGGTGATTACCAGGGCGACATCGGGGTGGCGGGTCAATTGCTGCAGGGCGCAGCGCACCGAGGTGGCGGTGTGGCAACAGAAGCCCTCGTTCTCCAGCAGCTCGGCCAGTTCCAGAAGGGCCTCTTCCTCGTCGTCCACCAGCAGGATCTGTTGACGCAAGGAAGAGGTCGGCATGGTCGGCTCCAGGCAGTGGGACTACACGTCATGCAGGTGCTGCGGTCACTGGGTGATCGCGGTCTTGATGGTGGTCATGATGGCCGATACCTCGGTCGAGATCGGCGTGACGAAGCCGGCCAGCACCACCGCCACCATGGCCGCGATCACGGCGTATTCGATACCGGAGGCGCCGTCCTTGCGCTGGAGGAAAGCCCTTACATGGATGAGGATCTGTTGCAGCAGCATGGCACTACTCCTTGCGCTCGATGGGCGCCGGTCGGCGGGGCTTGATAAGTGATACCCCTTTGCCATCAGAGCATTGCCAAGCTGTGGCGACCTGCAAATGTAAGAAGGCATTAATCCAAAAGTATTGGTTGTAATTGGCGATGCTAAGTTTTTGTTTTGCCAACGCGTCAATTTCATGGCTCTAAAAATGCGGTGCAGGTAATGGCGAAAGATGGCGGCTCAGCTACCGTCCAATAGCGAAATAGTTACCTTTTGCCATCATTGGTCCCAGGCGTGGGGGGAGAGCGCAGATGAGCAGTCGCCTGACCATGATCCTCGCCGGCCTGTTCCTGATCGCGGCCTTGCTCGCCGGGTACTGGGGCCTGCGTTTGAGCCGCCCGGCCGAGCCAGCGCCATTGGCGCCTCCGAGCGAAGCGGCGATCCCCGCCGCGCCCGTCCCCGTCGCCCCTCCCGAGCCGCCGCGCTCGCCCATCGTGGTGTTGCGCAGGGCGGTGCCGGCCAACACCCCCTTGAGCGAGGACGATGTGCTGGTCGAACGCCTGCAGGTGGTGCCGGCCGGCGCCTTCCAGCAACTCGACCAGGTGCTCGGGCGCCGCAGCATCCGGCCCCTGGCGGCAGGCAGTTGGCTGGAGGAGTCGAGCTTCCAGGCCGGCGGACCGCTGGCGCGGATGATCCGCCCCCACGAGCGCGCCGTGGCGGTGGCCGTCGACGATGTGATCGGCGCCGCCGGGCAGTTGCGCCCGGGTGACTTCGTCGACGTGCTGCTGTTTCTGCGCGAGGAGAACAACAACCCGCAGTCCTCCGCCCAGGTGGTGCTGCCGGCCCTGCGCGTGCTCAGCGTCGACCAGCAGACCGGCCTGGCCAACGACGGGCGTCCGGCGCAGACGGCCGAAGAGCAGAAGGCCCGTCGCGACCAGCAATCGCTGAACAGCAACACCACCCGCACCGTGGGCCTGGCCGTGCCAGAAGCCCTGGCCAGCCGGCTGATGCTGGCGGCCCAGGCCGGGACCTTGCGCCTGGCGGTGCGCAGCGCCGAGGAGCCACTGCTGGCGGCCTACTGGTCCGGCCAGGACGCCAGCCCGCAGTTGCAGAGCGCCAATCGCGACCTCTATCGCTTCAGCCAGCTGTCCCAGGTGCCCCTGGCCAGCCAGACGGCCGCCGCCGCGGCTGGCGCCCCAGCGATGCAGATCATTCGCGGCGCCCAGAACGGCGATAACAACAAGACTCCCTGAACCGGCAAGGATGCGATCCATGCGTAGTTCTTTGCGTGTTACTCCACGAGGCGGATGGCTGGTCCCGGCGCTGCTGGTCCTGGCCCTGCTGGCGCCGACTGCGCAGGCGGCGGCCAAGGGTTGCGCCGCGTTCGGCCAGTTGCCGTCGGTGATCGAGATGGACCAGGGCCTGCAGCAGGAACTGCGCCTGCCGGTGGCCATCACCCGGGCGGCGGTGGGCGAGCCCAAGGTGGCCGATGTGCAGCCCAGCGGCGAGCGCGCCGTGCTGCTGACGGCGGTGGGGCAGGGCACCACCAGCCTGATGCTGTGGACCGACTGCACCGCGCAGCCGCACCGGGCCATGTTGTTTGTCAAGGGCCGGGCCAGCGCCGACATGACGGAAACGGCGCAACTGCCCTCCGCCCAGGAGGACCTGCCGGTGCAGGTGCAGGCTGATATCCGCTTCGTCGAAGTGCGCCGCCTCAAGTACAAGGAGGCCGGGGCGCGGTTGTTCTTCAAGGGCTCGAACAACAGCCTGATCGGCTCGCCCGGCACCGTGCCCGACACGGTGGTGCGCCCGGGCTACGTGCCGAGCACCGCCAGCGTGCCGAGCTCGGCCAACTACGCCGACGCCCGGCCCGGCATCCCCCTCGACAACAGCGTCTTCAACATTGTCTGGGGCGGCGGCAGCAGCCGCTTCCTGGCAATGATCAACGCCCTGGAGAACAGCGGCTTCGCCTACACCCTGGCGCGTCCCAGCCTCACCGTGCTGAGCGGGCTGACCGCAAGTTTCCTGGCCGGTGGCGAGATCCCCATCCCGGTGCCCAGCAGCGGCAGCGACAACGTGTCGATCGAGTACAAGGAGTTCGGCGTGCGCCTGGCGCTGACCCCCACGGTGGTCAGCCGCAACCGCATCACCCTGAAGGTCGCCCCCGAGGTCAGCGAGCTGGACTTCAACAATTCGGTGGTCATCGCCGGCACCCGGGTGCCGGGGCTCAGCGTGCGGCGTACCGATACCAGCATTTCCCTGGCCGATGGCGAAAGCTTCATCATCAGTGGCCTGATCAGCAGCAACGTGCGTTCGAACGTGGACAAGATGCCGGGCCTGGGCAACCTGCCGATCATCGGCGCGTTCTTCCGCCAGTCGGCGCTCAATCGCGAGGAGACCGAGCTGTTGATGATCGTCACCCCGCACCTGGTCCAGCCGCTGGCCGCCAATGCGCGCCTGCCGGAACTGCCGGGCGAGGCGTTGCGCACCTACGACCCCAGCTGGGGCCGCCTGTTCTTCATGGAAAACGGCAACTTCGAAGGCCGTGGCGGGTTGTCCCAATGAACGAAAGCCTGAACCAGACCTACCTGGCCCTGACCCGCACCGACGAGGACCTGCACTGGCTGCAGGGCGCGCTGGCGCCGCTGGGGCAGGTGATCGGCGCCAGCAGCCCGAACCTCGACGAGCTGCTGGCGCTGGTCGACATGACCTTCAGCAACCTGGTGTTCATCGGCCTGGACCGCGAGCAGTTGATCGGCCAGTGCGCACTGATCGAGGGCATGCTCGAAGCCAAGCCGATGCTGGCCATCGTCGCCCTCGGCGACGGCATGGACAACCAGCTGGTGCTGCACGCCATGCGCGCCGGCGCCCGTGACTTCGTCGCCTATGGTTCGCGGGCCAGCGAGGTGGCGGGGTTGGTGCGGCGCCTGGGCAAGCGCCTGCCGACGGCCACCAGCAACCCCAGCCTGGGCGGCCTGACCGTGCTCTTCGGCACCCAGCGCGGCGCCGACGGCGCGCTGCTCACCACGCACCTGGCGCGGGTGGTGCAGGAGAGCGGCCAGCAGACCCTGCTGCTTGATCTCGGCCTGCCCCGGGGCGACAGCCTGGCCCTGTTGGGCCTGGAGGCCTCGTTTCATTTCGGCGACGCCCTGCGTCACCTGCGTCGGCTCGACGCGACCCTGATCGACAGCGCCTTCACCCGCGACAAGGGCGGCTTGCGCATCCTGGCCTATGCCGACAACGACGAAGCCCTGGCACAGTCCAGCGCCGCCGAGCTGTACATGCTGCTCAGCGCCTTGCGCCAGCACTTCCAGCACATCGTCGTGAACCTCACCGGCCAGGCCGACAGCGAGGCCCTGCGCACCATCGTCAGCCACTGCGACAAGCTGATCGTCTACACCGACCAGAACATCATCGACTGCCGGCGCAACCTGGACGTGCTCGAACAGTGGCGCGACCGCGGCATCAAGCTCGAACACGCCAGCCTGCTCGTGGACCGCTACCTGCGCCATGTGGCGCCGGATGCCGACGCCCTGGCCAAACGCTACGGGCTGGCCTTGCTCAAGGTCATGCCCTACAGCCCGGAGGTGCGCCTGAACGCCAAGAACCAGGGCTTGAGCCTGTTCGAGCTGGCTCCGCGCGAAGGCCTGACCCAGGCCCTGCGCGGCCTGGGCGAGCGCCTGGCGCAGCGCTCGGAAAACCTGGCGCCGGCAGGCCAGGGCTGGCTCAACCGGCTGTGGGGCAACCGATGAGCAACGAAGAACCCTTTGGCGGGCCGCGCCATGCGGCCAGCGATCCGCAGGTGCTCAAGCGCGCGCTGCACCGGCACGTCATCGACGCCATCGAGGACAGCGGCCGCAACCTGCTCGAAGGGGCGCGACCGGTGCTGGCGCAGTTCGTCCTGGAACAGGTGGGCGACTATGTGGCGCGCCTGCGCCTGGCCCTGTCGCGCTACGAGATGGAGCGACTGGCCGAGGAGATCGTCGACGAGCTGACCGGCTACGGCCCGCTGGAGGTGCTGCTGCGCGATCCGAGCGTCACCGAGATCCTGGTCAACGGCCCGTACCGGGTGTTTGTCGAGCGGGCGGGGCTGTTGCAACAAACCGACTTGCGCTTCATCGACGCGCATCATGTCGAGCGGGTGATGCAGCGCATCCTTGCGCCCCTCGGGCGGCGCCTGGACGAGTCGTCGCCGATGGTCGACGCGCGCATGCCCGACGGCAGCCGGGTCAACGCGATCATCCCGCCGGTGGCCCTGGACGGGCCATGCCTGTCGATCCGCAAGTTCCGCCAGGACATGCTCAAGAGCGCCGACCTGCTGGCCACCCGGGCCATCGACCAGCCGATCTACGACTTCCTCGAACGCGCCGTGGGCCGACGTTGCAACATCCTGGTCAGCGGCGGCACCGGCACCGGCAAGACCACCTTGCTCAACATCCTCAGCCAGATGATCGCGCCCCAGGAACGTCTGGTGACCATCGAGGATGTGGCCGAGCTGCAACTGCATCACCCGCATGTGGTACGCCTGGAGACCCGCCCGCCAAATGCCGAGGGCCATGGCGAGATCAAGGCCAGCGAGCTGATCCGCAACGCCCTGCGCATGCGCCCCGACCGCATCATCCTCGGCGAGATCCGCGGCGCCGAGGTGCTCGATGTGATGACCGCGATGAACACCGGCCACGACGGTTCGATGAGCACGGTGCACGCCAACACTGCCCAGGACGCGCTGCTGCGCCTGGAGACCCTGGTCGGCCTGACCGGCCGGCAGGTGGCCGAGAAAACCCTGCGGCAGATGATCTGCGCGGCGCTGGACGTGGTGATCCAGCTGACCCGACTGGCCGATGGCCGGCGCTGCGTCAGCGAGGTGCTGGAAGTGGTCGGCGTGCGCGATGATGTGTATGTGACGAACACCCTGTTCCGCCTCGACCGGCGCAGCGGCGACGGTTTCTTGCGCGAGGCGCCGAACCCCGCGGGAAACAAGCTGCGCCACGAGGGCGTGCTGTGATGGGCCCGCTGCTGCTGGCACTGTCGCCCTTGTGCCTGGGCATGGCGCTGCTGCTGTTGCGCCTGGGCCTGTACAAGCGTGGCGAGGAGCGCATCCTCGAACGCCTGGGCCGGGCCTACCGCGCCGTGCGCAGCG
This window of the Pseudomonas mosselii genome carries:
- a CDS encoding Flp family type IVb pilin; this encodes MLLQQILIHVRAFLQRKDGASGIEYAVIAAMVAVVLAGFVTPISTEVSAIMTTIKTAITQ
- the cpaB gene encoding Flp pilus assembly protein CpaB, whose product is MSSRLTMILAGLFLIAALLAGYWGLRLSRPAEPAPLAPPSEAAIPAAPVPVAPPEPPRSPIVVLRRAVPANTPLSEDDVLVERLQVVPAGAFQQLDQVLGRRSIRPLAAGSWLEESSFQAGGPLARMIRPHERAVAVAVDDVIGAAGQLRPGDFVDVLLFLREENNNPQSSAQVVLPALRVLSVDQQTGLANDGRPAQTAEEQKARRDQQSLNSNTTRTVGLAVPEALASRLMLAAQAGTLRLAVRSAEEPLLAAYWSGQDASPQLQSANRDLYRFSQLSQVPLASQTAAAAAGAPAMQIIRGAQNGDNNKTP
- a CDS encoding CpaF family protein, with the translated sequence MSNEEPFGGPRHAASDPQVLKRALHRHVIDAIEDSGRNLLEGARPVLAQFVLEQVGDYVARLRLALSRYEMERLAEEIVDELTGYGPLEVLLRDPSVTEILVNGPYRVFVERAGLLQQTDLRFIDAHHVERVMQRILAPLGRRLDESSPMVDARMPDGSRVNAIIPPVALDGPCLSIRKFRQDMLKSADLLATRAIDQPIYDFLERAVGRRCNILVSGGTGTGKTTLLNILSQMIAPQERLVTIEDVAELQLHHPHVVRLETRPPNAEGHGEIKASELIRNALRMRPDRIILGEIRGAEVLDVMTAMNTGHDGSMSTVHANTAQDALLRLETLVGLTGRQVAEKTLRQMICAALDVVIQLTRLADGRRCVSEVLEVVGVRDDVYVTNTLFRLDRRSGDGFLREAPNPAGNKLRHEGVL
- a CDS encoding response regulator, whose product is MPTSSLRQQILLVDDEEEALLELAELLENEGFCCHTATSVRCALQQLTRHPDVALVITDLRMPEESGLGLVQRLREHTARQHLPVIVMSGHADMDDVSDLLRLQVLDLFRKPIYHARLLETLENLFPKPLMQAVK
- a CDS encoding ShlB/FhaC/HecB family hemolysin secretion/activation protein, producing the protein MRRLLVTMLALSVASLARAEPLPSFLNSNETERRLPTPNLPVDAYRPGPAGLHVPTVDSARQSPLLMSTQVAVRKVRFEGGTVYPLSDLREHFQPLIGREVTLAELIEVTRRLTQRYQQDGYLLSYAYLPPQDFADGRVRVVLVEGYIHDYQVQGDIGAARAYLDQLMDRLKAERPLTRESFERYTSLAGRIPGVTFQAQVPPPATTDGATRLLAQVSRKPITTTLSLNDGSRDDLQALIGASSNAQTRFAEQLSASVLVPPGEDKEHYYRLDYSQFLDAEGSKLLLSASRYRSDPKARIRLDNGIDLTQHRENDRYSMGISQTLIASPSEWLEVVGRFYVVNDRIDYQVVGFPLRLDSQTDIRALSFEGDWRKAEARRLRILSAGVYQGLDRLGASTNADYDLDFLRLRVSGVQSDNFTDNWQGVASAAAYWSNDSLPDSERAVFGGQNFGRGYPSDQGSGDKGWGLAYELNYSFRRDGAWLKVVQPYVALDTARAWFNALDVEDTKMSSAALGLRFGDMRYYNIAVEVAKPMSDIALDSFNRRPRLNLSFSYQL
- a CDS encoding type II and III secretion system protein family protein, which gives rise to MRSSLRVTPRGGWLVPALLVLALLAPTAQAAAKGCAAFGQLPSVIEMDQGLQQELRLPVAITRAAVGEPKVADVQPSGERAVLLTAVGQGTTSLMLWTDCTAQPHRAMLFVKGRASADMTETAQLPSAQEDLPVQVQADIRFVEVRRLKYKEAGARLFFKGSNNSLIGSPGTVPDTVVRPGYVPSTASVPSSANYADARPGIPLDNSVFNIVWGGGSSRFLAMINALENSGFAYTLARPSLTVLSGLTASFLAGGEIPIPVPSSGSDNVSIEYKEFGVRLALTPTVVSRNRITLKVAPEVSELDFNNSVVIAGTRVPGLSVRRTDTSISLADGESFIISGLISSNVRSNVDKMPGLGNLPIIGAFFRQSALNREETELLMIVTPHLVQPLAANARLPELPGEALRTYDPSWGRLFFMENGNFEGRGGLSQ
- a CDS encoding pilus assembly protein; protein product: MNESLNQTYLALTRTDEDLHWLQGALAPLGQVIGASSPNLDELLALVDMTFSNLVFIGLDREQLIGQCALIEGMLEAKPMLAIVALGDGMDNQLVLHAMRAGARDFVAYGSRASEVAGLVRRLGKRLPTATSNPSLGGLTVLFGTQRGADGALLTTHLARVVQESGQQTLLLDLGLPRGDSLALLGLEASFHFGDALRHLRRLDATLIDSAFTRDKGGLRILAYADNDEALAQSSAAELYMLLSALRQHFQHIVVNLTGQADSEALRTIVSHCDKLIVYTDQNIIDCRRNLDVLEQWRDRGIKLEHASLLVDRYLRHVAPDADALAKRYGLALLKVMPYSPEVRLNAKNQGLSLFELAPREGLTQALRGLGERLAQRSENLAPAGQGWLNRLWGNR